The segment TCGATCTTGTTTTCCGCCAATCAGCCATGAGAGCCTGTCCTGGGCCTGTGAACCCACAAAACGCATTGGTCGAGTCGGTGGGAATAAGATCTGCTGGTTGAGGTCCGCTTTCCACCCGTGCGGGCGTGACACTCTCGCTAAACAAAAGGCGGCTTTCGGGAAAGCCATGGGTCCGTCCAAGGGCCGGTTATTAGGGCGCACAGCGGACTCCGCGGGCGACATGAATAGGCGACCGCTTTCCTCGAATGTCCGAGATTGAGGCGGATCCAGACGGGCAGCTTTCAGCGACCAGCTCGATAGGGTCGCTCAACCTCGCAATCGAGTTATCTCGCTTCCCTCTGACAGAAAAGCATCATATCCGCAGCCTTCTCTCCGATCATGATCGTCGGTGCATTGGTGTTTGCGCTCGGCAGAGTCGGCATGATCGAGGCATCCGCGATGCGGACCCCCTCCAAGCCGCGGACCCGCAATTGCGGATCGACGACGGCGTCGGGGTCGTTGCCCATGCGACAGGTGCCGACCGGATGGTACATCAGGAAAGCCTCGCGCCGAATATATGCTTCCCACTCCGCGTCGTCCTGCACGGCGGGGCCGGGACTGCGCTCGTCGATCCTGTAGGGCGCGAAGGCCGGTGCCTCGAAGATGCGCCGGAGCAGGCGGCAGCCCTCGACCATCAGCCGCATGTCCTTCGCCGATCCGAGCAGGGCATGCTCAATCCGCGGCGCGATCATTGGGTCCGCCGAGCGCAGCGACAGGCGGCCCCGGCTTTCCGGCCGGCAGACATTGACCGCCGCGCCGATCGCGGGCCTCTCGTAGAGCTTCAGCCCGTCCGGCCCGAAATCATAGGTGATCGGCGAGTAGGATATCTGGATGTCGGGATAGTCGGCGTCTTCCGCGATCCGCACGAACGCCGCCGCATGGCCGATCGACGACGTGCCGGGCCCGCGCCCCGCCAGCAGGAAGGCGAGCGCGTGGCGGATCGCCCTGAGCGGCGTCTTCTCGACGTTGAAGGTCGGGACGTTGACGTGCATCGTCATGATCACGCCGGGATGTTCCTGAAGGTTGCCGCCGACCGCCGGGCGATCGACCCGGCACTCGATGCCGAGCGCGTCGAGCGCATCGCCGTCGCCGATCCCGGACAGCATCAGCAGCTTGGGGCTGGCGATCGCGCCCGCGCTGAGGACGACCTCGCCCCGGCAATATTCGCGGCACTCGCGTCCGCCCTGGACATAGGCGACGCCGCTCGCCCGATCGCCGTCGAACAGCAGGCGGGTGGCGATCGCGCCGGTCCGCACGGTCAGGTTGCGGCGACGGGCGGCCGACGCCAGATAGGCGCGGGCCGTGCTGTGCCGCCATCCCTTGCGCTGGGTCGCCTGGACCGGTCCGATCCCTTCCTGGACCGCGCCGTTGGTATCGGGATTGGCGGGGATGCCGACCTCCACGCCCGCGTCGATGAAGACCTGGGTCAGGGGGTGCGGCGCCCGGCTGTTCGACACCCATAGCGGCCCTTCCCCGCCGCGAAAGGCATCGCCGCCATTCTCGTTGCGTTCGGCCCGCCGGAAATAGGGCAGGACCGATTCATAGTCCCAGCCTTCGTTGCCGAGCCGCGCCCAATGATCATAGTCGCCAGCATTGCCGCGGACATACATCATGCCATTGATCGAGCTGCCGCCGCCCAGCACCCTGCCCGCCGGCCACATGTCGGCGCGGCCGCCGCGCGACGGATCGGGCTCGGCCATATAGCGCCAATTATATCTGGGGCTCATGATCGCCAGCACCTCGCCGGCAGGCACGCGCACCACCGGCGACCAGTCCCAGCCGCCCGCTTCGAGCAGCAGGACGCGCCGGCCGGGGTCGGCGGACAGCCGGTTGGCCAGAACGCAGCCCGCGGACCCGCCGCCGACGATGATGTAATCCCAGGCCATCGAGACAACTCCGCACGCCCGTCCGCCGCCGCATCGGCCGACCTTGGATCAGGCCGGCCGATGCGGACGGAAACGGATTAATAATGGAAACCGGCGCGGACGCCGAACTGGCGGGGCGGCGCCACCGTCGCCCGCGTATAGGTCTGGAAGGCAGGGGCGAAGCGGCGGGTGATGTTGAAGCTGTCGAAGACATTGTTGACGAACAGGGTCAGGTCCCAGCGGGCCCCGGCCACCGTCAGTCGCGCGTCGGCACTGTCATAGGACTTGATCGGCAGGATCGGGTCGAACGGAGCCGCGCCGTTGCCGATATAGTGGCTGCCGACATAGCTATAGTCGATGCTTCCCGTCAGCTTCAACGCGTCGCTGAGCGCGATCGTGTAGTCGCCCCCGGCGGCGGCGGTCCATTTCGGCACGAACGGCAGCCGGTCGCCGACCTGGTGGGTTCCGACCGGGCTGGTGATCTTGCGGAATTTGGCGTCGACATAGGCGGTGTTGCCGCGCAGCATCAGCCCGGCGACCGGCCGTAGCTGAAGCTCGAACTCGACGCCCTTGCTGCGCGAACTGCCGACATTGGTGGTGACGCCGACCGGCACGCCGGTGGTCGGGCTGATCACGGTCGAAGCGAGCTGCTGGTCGTGGATGTCGATCAGGAAACCGACGAGGCTGAAGGTCAGCTTGCGATCGAGCAGCGATCCCTTGGTGCCGATCTCATAGTTGAGCGAGGTTTCGTTGCCGAACGGGATGCCGACCGCCGCCGAACTGCCCGGATATTTGTCGAAGCCGCCCGCCTTGTAGCCGCGCGCTACGGTCGCATAGGTCATGACGTCGTCGGTCCAGTGCATCGCCAGCGACGCCATCGGCGAGAAATTCTTGAAGCTCGCCTTGTTGGTGCCGTCGAAGCTGTCATTGGCGCCGATGCCGGGCAGGAAGATCAGGCCCGCCTGATGGGCTTTCGACGTCTCCCGCGCATAGCGAGCGCCCAGCGTCAGATCGAGCCGGCCGAGATCATAGCTCGCCTGGCCGAACGCCGCCCAGCCGTCGCGCGACAACTTGGTCTGTTCGAGGACGCGATTGGCCGGATCGAAGATCGGCG is part of the Rhizorhabdus wittichii RW1 genome and harbors:
- a CDS encoding glucose-methanol-choline oxidoreductase (PFAM: glucose-methanol-choline oxidoreductase; GMC oxidoreductase): MAWDYIIVGGGSAGCVLANRLSADPGRRVLLLEAGGWDWSPVVRVPAGEVLAIMSPRYNWRYMAEPDPSRGGRADMWPAGRVLGGGSSINGMMYVRGNAGDYDHWARLGNEGWDYESVLPYFRRAERNENGGDAFRGGEGPLWVSNSRAPHPLTQVFIDAGVEVGIPANPDTNGAVQEGIGPVQATQRKGWRHSTARAYLASAARRRNLTVRTGAIATRLLFDGDRASGVAYVQGGRECREYCRGEVVLSAGAIASPKLLMLSGIGDGDALDALGIECRVDRPAVGGNLQEHPGVIMTMHVNVPTFNVEKTPLRAIRHALAFLLAGRGPGTSSIGHAAAFVRIAEDADYPDIQISYSPITYDFGPDGLKLYERPAIGAAVNVCRPESRGRLSLRSADPMIAPRIEHALLGSAKDMRLMVEGCRLLRRIFEAPAFAPYRIDERSPGPAVQDDAEWEAYIRREAFLMYHPVGTCRMGNDPDAVVDPQLRVRGLEGVRIADASIMPTLPSANTNAPTIMIGEKAADMMLFCQREAR